In the genome of Dermatobacter hominis, the window CGGTCGTAGAGCCCGGGATCGATCGACTTCACGAAGTCGTCGACCTGCGTCCGGAGCTCCTTCGGCTTCAGCTGCACCGACCACAGGTACGCGATGAGGTCGTCGACCTGCTGGGTGGTCAGCGGGCCACCGCCAGGGGTGCCCCACGCCGCCATCGGGGTGCCGGGGCGGCCGTAGTTGAGGACGTAGCGGACCTGGTCCTCGTTGTAGCGGTAGAGGACGTTGTTGAGCGCCGGGGCGTTCCACGAGACCTGGCCGACGAACTGGCCGTTCTGGTCGTTGATGATGAACGTCGTCACGCCACCCACGCCGGCACCGCCGTGGCAGGTCACGCACTGGGCGCCCTCTTCGTAGAGGGTGAGGCCGCGCTCGATGAACAGCTCGCTGTACATCTCGACCGCGCCCTCCTGGCGGCCGGGCTCGGCGAGCCAGTACAGCGGCAGGGCGACGGCGATCACGGCGAGGAGGCCCAGCGCCGAGAACAGCGCCATGTTGAGCTTCTTGCCCTCGAGCTCCTCGTCGGACAGGTACTGCTTGCGGTTCGGCGCCAGCTCGATCTCGGAGCCGACCTCCTTCTGGCCAGCCCGCAGGTTGGCGAAGAACCACACGACGAACCCGATCGCCACGATGGCGAGGATCACGAAGCCGAAGGCCCGTTGGGTCGATGTTGCGACGATCATGTGGTTCCCGTATGTCTCCTCGTGCACCGGCCGGGCCGGTCACCGTGCTCCCTCTGAGGCGGCCCGTGGGGCCGCGCCTGCTGCCTGGAAGAGTTGCTGCTGATGCCCTCGGTCGAGCCGGTCAGTGGCCGCCGCTGGCCGCACCGATGCAGTGCGGGCCCTCGGCCTCCTGGCCGGTGGTGTTCGTGCCGATCGGCGGGCCCTGGATGACCTGGCCGGTGTTCACGATCAGGTTGCCGCCCGAGACCTCGGTGCCGAAGCGGTCCATGCCGCGAGGGGCGGGGCCGCCCTTCTTCTCGCCGGCCTGGTTGTACTGCGAGCCGTGGCAGGGGCACTCGAACCACTGGGAGCTGTTGCAGCTCGGGACGCGGCAGCCGAGGTGCGGGCACTTCTGATAGAGCACCGCAAGGCCGGCCTTCATGGCGTTGAGGACCGCCGGGGCGTACGCCTGCTCCGCCTTGGGCAGCGCTGACGACGGGTAGTTGGTGATCCAGAGCCGGCCCTCTGGCTTGTAGAGGAAGCCGTTGCTCTTCTCCACGTCGGCCGACAGGTCGGTCACCTTGCCGAAGTTGATCTTCGAGCCGAAGCCGCTCGAGCCCGACGGCCACAGGAAGGCGATGATCGACGTGCCGAACGCCGCGATGGACAGGCCCATCATGGCGATGACGCCACGGTTGAGGAACTGCCGGCGGGTGACGTCGTAGGTCTCGGGGTCCGGCGGGACGAACACGGCGGGCGTCGCCGCGGCCACCGGCTCGATGTCGCCGCCGCGGCGCTCGAGCGCGACCGAGCGCTCGATCTCCTTGCCGGAGGGCGCCTGCGCGACGAGCGCGGCCGACTCCTTGCGGGCGGCCTTGTCGCGCTTCACCGACTCGCGCGAGAGCGAGCCGGTCGCCGAGTCGGCGTCCCGGCGACGGGCCGCGCCGACGAGGGCGAAGGCCGCCAGCAGGACGATGACGATGACGGCGACGACGATGAAGAACCCGGACATGTCAGCTCACCTCACATCACAGCTCGAAGAACACGCCGTCGATCCACGGCAGCGTGAAGTTGAAGCCGGGTCCCCGGAAGAAGGACCCGATGATCGCGATGACCGCCCAGAACATCAGGAACACCGTCATCAGCGAGACCGCGAACTTGCGGTCCTCGGGCTTGTTGGACGGGTTCTTGTCCATGTAGGGGGCGAGGATCAGGACGAAGATGCCCATGCCCGGGATGGTCACGCCGGCGACCATCGGGTGGAACATCGTCAGGAGCTCCTGCAGGCCCAGGAAGTACCAGGGGGCCTTGGAGGGGTTCGGCGTCTGGTTGACGTTCGCCAGCTCGAGGAGCGGGGCGTTGACCACCCACGAGAAGATCAGCAGGAACGTGGTGCACACCAGGGCGGCCACGAACTCGACGATCAGCAGGTGCGGCCAGACGTGGACCTTGTCCTGCGGCTTGGCCTTGACGTCCTGGATGGACCCGGACTTCACCACCGTCAGCAGGCGCTGGGTGTGGCCACCCGGGCCGGCGGCGAGCGGCGGACCGCCCGCGGTCGCGACCGTGCCACCCGCAGCGGCGACCGGGGCCACGGCGGTGGCGGTGCCACCGCCCGCGGCGGCGACCGGCTCGTCGCCCCCGCCGGCCTTGCGGGCCTTCGCGGCCTGCGACCGCGCGAGCAGGTGCGCGGGGATCCGGCTGTCGGTGGGCGCGGCGGCCTCCTCCGACGCCGGGGCGTCGGCGGCCGGCGCGGCGTCGCCGCCCTCGGGCGCGGCCTTCGCCGCGGCCTTCTCCTTGGCCGCCTGGGCCCGCTTCAGGAGGTGCTCTGGTACCTCGGTCATGCGCTCTCACCCCGCAGGGAGGTCTGGGGATCGGTGGGGACTGCCACTGCGAGCGACCTCACAGCGGTCCGGAGATGCCGCCGTCCTTGCGCACCCTCCAGAAGTGGATGGCCATGAAGATGACGGTGATGAACGGGAAGAACAGCACGTGCAGCACGTACCATCTCAACAGGGTGTTGGTGCCGATCTCCGCGCCGCCGAGCAGCACGAAGCGCACCTGGTTGCCGAACACGGGGGTGTAGCCGATCATGTTCGTGCCCACCGTCACCGCCCAGAGGGCCAGCTGGTCCCAGGGCAGCAGGTAGCCGGTGAACGACAGGAGCAGGGTCAGCGTGAGCAGCACCACGCCGATGACCCAGTTGAACTCCCGAGGCGCCTTGTATGCCCCGTGGTAGAAGACGCGGGCCATGTGCAGGAACACCGAGATCACCATCAGGTGAGCGGCCCATCTGTGCATGTTCCGCACGAGCAGGCCGAAGGTCACCGAGGTCTGCAGGGCGTAGATGTCGTCCCACGCCTGCGCCGCGGTCGGCCGGTAGAAGAACATCAGGAAGATGCCGGTGACGGTGAGGATGATGAACAGGAAGAAGCTCAGCCCGCCGAGGCAGAGGGTGTAGCTGACCTTCACGGCGTGCCGCTTCACCTTCACCGGGTGGAGGTGGTACAGCACGCTGTTCATGATCACGTACGACCGGTTCCTGGGGCTGTCGGAGTAGCCCTTCCGGAAGATCGAACCGGGGCGGAAGATCGAGTTCCACGCCTGCGAGCCCTGGACGTTGTCCGTGAGCTCCGACATCTTGTCCGACAGCTTGCTCTTGCCGCCCTGCATCGTCTTGGCCACGGGCTACTCCCTAGTCCGATCGGCGGTCGTGAGTCGAATCACGGCGGTGTGCTCGGAGGCGCCCATCAGCCGAGCCGCATCCCGTAGCCGTAGCCGTGCGTGTTGGTGCGCTGGTGGGGGTCGCCGCCGGCGACCGGATCGCCCACCTTGCCGAGGATGATCACGCCCGTCGGGCACCGGTCGACGCAGAGCGCGCACCGGGTGCAGACGTCGTCGTCGATGAGGAAGACCACGTGGTCGGAGGGGTCGACGCCCGGCTGGTCGGTGTTGACCGCCTCCTCGATGGAGTCCGGCTGCACCATGTGGATGCACTTCCACGGGCAGATGTCCACGCAGCCCTCGCACATGATGCACTCGGACTGGTCGATGTGGATGAACTGCTTGGGCTTGACCGCCTTGGCGAGGTAGTCCGCGTCGACCTCCTGGAGGACGTAGTCGTCGCGGAACTCCGGCATCGGCGGGTTCGCATCGGTGGTGGCCATCGTGGGCTGTCCTCGCTCGCTGGCTCAGGCCCGCTTCATCAGCGGTCGGCCGTAGGTGGACACGGGCTCGACGCTCTCCGCCGCCTCCGCGCGCTTGCCGCGGTTCTGCCACCAGGCCCACATCCACATCTGCCCGCCGAGGAAGACGACGTAGATGAGCACCGCGACGACGTCGCGGACGGCCTGCGCCGACACCTGGATCGGGATCCAGGGGGTCTGGATGGTCCAGCCCGTGAAGGGCACCACCATGATGCCGTTCGGGCCGAGCCAGATGCGGTCGGGGCGCCAGTTGAGCTCGGAGTCCGCCCAGGTCAGCCAGTGGTGGGGCACCACGCCGTAGATCCAGAAGAGGATGAAGAAGATGTAGACGCCCGCCAGCATGGCCTCGCCCCAGGTGATCGGGGTCCCGGCGGGTCGGCGCTTGGCATAGGGGAAGATCGGAGCGACCAGCAGCACTGCGACCAGCAGTGACGTGAAGAACGCGACCACGGAGCTCCTCCGCTCGTGAAGGTGTTCACCAGACTACGTCGGCCGTCCGGAGGCCTGTCGCCAGGCGAGATCGGACGGTCAGGGCGTGGTCTACCACGGCCCGACGCGGCGGAGCACATCCGGGACGGGGCCGACCCGCGGGTGCCGAACCGGTCGTGGTCGCCTGCCCCGAGCCCGTCGTGGTCGCCTGCCCTGAGCCGTCTTGGTCGCCTGCCCTGAGCCGTCTTGGTCGACGGTGCAGCAGCGTGCCTAGAGTGGGCCGGAACGCCCGAGCGGCCGGTGCTGGCACCGCGCGCCGGGGGGCTCGGCCAGTGGTGCCGGGTCCGCCGAGCGAGTGCTAGAGAACAGCCGAGCGGTAGGACCCTGACGCGGCGGAGGCAGCGTTGACCGAGATCCCCGAGCACCTTCTGGCCCGCAGCAAGGCGCGCCGTGCCGCCATGGGCGGCGGCGGTGGCGACGACGCGCCCGCCGCGGCCACGCCGGCTGCCGCCGACGCCGCGACGCCCGCGCCGGCCGCTGCGGCGGCGCCCGCGGCCGCAGCGCCCGTGGCGCCGGTCGAGGCCAAGGTCGAGCCCACCCCGCCGTGGGTCGAGGCCGCGCAGGCCCGGAAGAAGATCCCCTACTGGGCCGTCCCGGTCCTCTTCCTGCTCCCGCTCTGGGCCGTCGTCTACGCGCTCACGCTCGACCCGCCCACCAACGCCGACAGCCCGATCACCGTCGGCGCCGAGGTGTACAGCACCAACTGCGCCACCTGCCACGGCCCGACCGGCGGCGGCAGCGGCAACATCCCCGCCCTCATCGGCGACACCGCTGTCACCAAGGAGTTCCCGAAGCCGGCCGAGCAGATCGCCTGGGTGGCGCTCGGCTCCGCCGGCTGGACGCAGGCGGGCGAGACCAAGCTGCCCGGCGGGAGGGCCGTGGCCGGCGGCATGCCGGCGTGGGCGGCCTCGCTGGAGCCCGAGGACCTGATGGCGGTCGTCCTCCACGAGCGCACGACGCTCGACAAGGAGGAGTTCGACATCGAGGCGTGGGAGGACGGCTTCGAGGAGACCCTCACGAAGTACGTCCCCGACGAGGCCGACGCCTACATGGCGGTCCTCGAGGAGTGGAAGACCACGCCCCCGGCGTGAGCAACCGCTGGAAGCTGCGGCTCCTCGGGATCGCAGCGGTCGTCCTCGTCGTGATCGGCATCGTGCTGGTCGTGACGGGGGGCGACGACGAGCCGGCCGGCCCGTCCACCACCACGACGACGGCGGCCGAGGGCCAGGCCCCCAGGGCCACGCTGCCGCTCGACGACACCTCGACCGCCGGCGTCAGCGCGCTCGCCGGGCTCACGATCCCCGACGGCGTGGCCGACTTCCTGTCCGCGGGCACCGAGGACCGGGCGCAGCTCGACGTGACCTTCACCCTGCCGACCGACCAGGTGGCGACGTTCACCTCGG includes:
- the extP gene encoding selenite/tellurite reduction operon b-type cytochrome ExtP, with protein sequence MSELTDNVQGSQAWNSIFRPGSIFRKGYSDSPRNRSYVIMNSVLYHLHPVKVKRHAVKVSYTLCLGGLSFFLFIILTVTGIFLMFFYRPTAAQAWDDIYALQTSVTFGLLVRNMHRWAAHLMVISVFLHMARVFYHGAYKAPREFNWVIGVVLLTLTLLLSFTGYLLPWDQLALWAVTVGTNMIGYTPVFGNQVRFVLLGGAEIGTNTLLRWYVLHVLFFPFITVIFMAIHFWRVRKDGGISGPL
- a CDS encoding QcrA and Rieske domain-containing protein translates to MSGFFIVVAVIVIVLLAAFALVGAARRRDADSATGSLSRESVKRDKAARKESAALVAQAPSGKEIERSVALERRGGDIEPVAAATPAVFVPPDPETYDVTRRQFLNRGVIAMMGLSIAAFGTSIIAFLWPSGSSGFGSKINFGKVTDLSADVEKSNGFLYKPEGRLWITNYPSSALPKAEQAYAPAVLNAMKAGLAVLYQKCPHLGCRVPSCNSSQWFECPCHGSQYNQAGEKKGGPAPRGMDRFGTEVSGGNLIVNTGQVIQGPPIGTNTTGQEAEGPHCIGAASGGH
- a CDS encoding c-type cytochrome; translation: MTEIPEHLLARSKARRAAMGGGGGDDAPAAATPAAADAATPAPAAAAAPAAAAPVAPVEAKVEPTPPWVEAAQARKKIPYWAVPVLFLLPLWAVVYALTLDPPTNADSPITVGAEVYSTNCATCHGPTGGGSGNIPALIGDTAVTKEFPKPAEQIAWVALGSAGWTQAGETKLPGGRAVAGGMPAWAASLEPEDLMAVVLHERTTLDKEEFDIEAWEDGFEETLTKYVPDEADAYMAVLEEWKTTPPA
- a CDS encoding 4Fe-4S binding protein — encoded protein: MATTDANPPMPEFRDDYVLQEVDADYLAKAVKPKQFIHIDQSECIMCEGCVDICPWKCIHMVQPDSIEEAVNTDQPGVDPSDHVVFLIDDDVCTRCALCVDRCPTGVIILGKVGDPVAGGDPHQRTNTHGYGYGMRLG
- a CDS encoding menaquinol-cytochrome c reductase cytochrome b subunit translates to MTEVPEHLLKRAQAAKEKAAAKAAPEGGDAAPAADAPASEEAAAPTDSRIPAHLLARSQAAKARKAGGGDEPVAAAGGGTATAVAPVAAAGGTVATAGGPPLAAGPGGHTQRLLTVVKSGSIQDVKAKPQDKVHVWPHLLIVEFVAALVCTTFLLIFSWVVNAPLLELANVNQTPNPSKAPWYFLGLQELLTMFHPMVAGVTIPGMGIFVLILAPYMDKNPSNKPEDRKFAVSLMTVFLMFWAVIAIIGSFFRGPGFNFTLPWIDGVFFEL
- a CDS encoding c-type cytochrome gives rise to the protein MIVATSTQRAFGFVILAIVAIGFVVWFFANLRAGQKEVGSEIELAPNRKQYLSDEELEGKKLNMALFSALGLLAVIAVALPLYWLAEPGRQEGAVEMYSELFIERGLTLYEEGAQCVTCHGGAGVGGVTTFIINDQNGQFVGQVSWNAPALNNVLYRYNEDQVRYVLNYGRPGTPMAAWGTPGGGPLTTQQVDDLIAYLWSVQLKPKELRTQVDDFVKSIDPGLYDRMVEVRKSNQDVVPNGDVEAVNANRLSRADELRLGEILFNNQSLAQGSYSCARCHVAGAPYGQAWQPFLRLQYGSFGPDLTGVENEATEQQHFNLVWNGMDEGKLYFSRKQGNPQMPGFGVNRNTGKEAEGVPDFGPEGLLTPEEVWAIVTYERNLSNDSTVKSPLAGTIESPTFVDVPRDEAGSN